Proteins encoded in a region of the Esox lucius isolate fEsoLuc1 chromosome 9, fEsoLuc1.pri, whole genome shotgun sequence genome:
- the ptger1a gene encoding prostaglandin E receptor 1a (subtype EP1), whose amino-acid sequence MNYNNLSGSSGDLQMTAVARLFHQRNHTLDHPQTGSPILAVLSMTLGIISNIIALFILANAYAQQRRRSKATFLLFASSLVLTDFFGHIIPGAMVLRLYLSGGVSPEAAAATSSSGSTDPMCQFLGGSMVFFGLCPLFLGCAMAAERCLGVTQPLLHASLVTTARTKLSLSGIWLAALCVALLPCFQLGSYTYQHPNSWCFIKVLANDTREADLAFVALFSGLGLASLGVALVCNTISGLTLVLARLRRRPSSGSLSHSHRSVAKSHDIEMVVQLLGIMVTSCICWSPLLIFGLMSVMRSYRGTMDEEDRSTYEELNLTGVRLASWNQILDPWVYILLRRAVLRKIYLITKRQAHMNGSVLRRWEGNSFQSSEKNDVKRI is encoded by the exons ATGAATTACAACAACCTCTCGGGTTCCTCAGGGGACCTTCAGATG ACGGCGGTAGCTCGTCTGTTCCACCAGAGGAACCACACACTGGATCATCCCCAGACAGGAAGCCCCATCTTGGCCGTCCTCTCCATGACGCTGGGCATCATCTCCAACATCATAGCCCTCTTCATCCTGGCCAACGCCTACGCCCAGCAGCGCCGGCGCTCCAAAGCCACGTTCCTCCTTTTCGCCAGCTCCCTGGTCCTCACTGACTTTTTCGGGCACATCATCCCGGGGGCCATGGTCCTCCGACTCTACCTCTCCGGAGGCGTGTCCCCCGAGGCGGCCGCCGCCACCTCGTCCAGCGGCTCGACCGACCCCATGTGCCAGTTCCTGGGAGGTTCCATGGTGTTCTTCGGCCTGTGCCCGCTCTTCCTCGGCTGTGCCATGGCTGCTGAGCGCTGTCTGGGCGTCACGCAGCCGCTGCTCCACGCCTCCCTGGTCACCACAGCACGCACAAAGCTCTCCCTCTCCGGGATTTGGCTGGCGGCCCTCTGCGTGGCCCTGCTGCCTTGCTTCCAGCTGGGATCGTACACCTACCAGCACCCCAACAGCTGGTGCTTCATCAAG GTCCTGGCTAACGACACCCGGGAGGCGGACTTGGCCTTTGTCGCGCTCTTCTCCGGGCTGGGCCTGGCGTCTCTGGGTGTGGCCCTGGTGTGTAACACCATCAGTGGACTGACGCTGGTGCTGGCCAGGCTGAGACGGAGGCCCTCGAGCGGCTCATTGTCCCACAGCCACCGCTCAGTGGCCAAGAGCCACGACATAGAGATGGTGGTGCAACTGTTGGGCATTATGGTCACATCCTGCATCTGCTGGAGCCCCCTGCTG ATCTTTGGCCTGATGTCAGTGATGCGCTCCTACAGAGGGACTATGGATGAGGAAGACAGGTCCACGTATGAGGAATTAAATTTGACCGGTGTGCGATTAGCTTCCTGGAACCAGATTTTGGATCCCTGGGTCTATATCCTACTGCGCCGCGCCGTCCTCCGCAAGATCTACCTCATCACTAAGCGCCAAGCCCACATGAATGGGAGTGTACTGCGACGCTGGGAGGGGAACTCCTTTCAGAGCTCAGAGAAGAATGATGTTAAGAGAATATGA